GCGAGGTCATTGGTGACGGCCGGACGTGGAACTCGGCAGAGCCGCCGGCGCCGGGCAAGATACCCGCCGACTGCGGAAGCCTCGGGTATATCCTCCATCCCGGCCACCACGGCCGTGGCCTGGGCCGCGAGGCAGCGGGTGCCCTGGTCAGCTGGCTTTTCGAACAACGCGGAACACAAACGGTGTTCGCCGGCGTTTATGAACCCAACCTCCCCTCCAGACGGCTCTTGGCGGGCCTGGGCTTTCGGCAGGACCGCCATTTCACGTCCGTGCAGGACACAACGGGCAAGAATCTTCCCTCCTGGCGCTACAGACTGGACCGGAACCCGTAGCCGAGTGGACCCCGGACCGCTGCCAAACCGGGCGCTCCGCCGGACCAATTCAACCCCGCATGGGACATGCCCAGCCCCCGCGCCTACGGATGGACATGGTGCCAACCTGCCCGTCCGCTAGCGCCAACGGAGGGCATGTCCCGGATGGCAGGTGGGCATGTCCAGTCGCTGTCCCAGCGGAGGGCATGTCCCGGGGAGCGGGAACGCGGGTGTCTGGCATGCGGTCACAATTCAGCAACCGAGGGGTCTCGGCGATAAACTGGGATGAGAAGTTACGCCGTCGCGCCGTTTGGTTGCCTGGCCCAGAACCCCGATGCTCCAGTGAGGGTGCGCGCATGAGTTTGCCCACTACCGAAGTCCAGCCCGGCCCGCAGCCACAGGAGCTGCCCGTCTCTGCTGCCACCATGAAGCACCTTGTGGTGAAGAAGTTCGGCGGTTCCTCCGTGGCGGATGCCGAGGGCATTAAGCGCGTGGCCCGGCGGATCGTGGATGCCCAGAACGCGGGCGATGAAGTGGTGGTGGTCGTGTCCGCCATGGGCGACACCACTGATGAGCTCCTCGACCTCGCCGCGCAGGTCACCGACTCGGCCCCGGCGCGGGAAATGGACATGCTCCTCTCCGCCGGGGAACGCATCTCGATGGCCCTGCTCGCCATGGCCATCAACAAGTTCGGCGCGTCGGCCCAGTCCTTTACCGGCTCCCAGGCCGGAATGATCACTGACGGCATCCACGGCAAGGCCCGGATCATCGACGTCGACCCGCACCGCATTCGCACCGCCCTGGACAAGGGGCACATCGCGATCGTGGCTGGGTTCCAGGGCATGAGCCGCACCACGCACGAGGTCACCACGCTGGGCCGCGGCGGTTCGGACACGACGGCGGTGGCGCTGGCCGCCGCCCTCGATGCGGACGTTTGCGAGATCTTCACCGACGTCGACGGGATCTACACCGCCGATCCGCGCGTCGTGCCGTCCGCCCGCAAGATCGATCGGATCTCCAGCGAGGAAATGCTCGAACTGGCGGCGTCCGGCGCCAAGATCCTGCACCTGCGCTGCGTCGAGTACGCGCGCCGTTTCGGAGTGCCGTTGCATGTCCGGTCCTCATTCAGCCAGAACGAAGGTACCTGGGTCCTGCCCAGCGCCGACGACAAGATCACAACCCAAGAGGGAGTTGCCTTGGAGCAGCCAATCATCTCCGGTGTTGCACACGACCGTTCGGAAGCCAAGGTCACGGTTGTCGGGGTTCCCGATATCCCCGGCAAGGCTGCAGCGATCTTCCAGGTCATCGCCGATGCGCACTCGAACATCGACATGATCGTCCAGAACGTGTCCACCCACGGCACGGGCCGGACCGACATTTCCTTCACGCTGCCGATCGTCGAGGGCGCCGACGCCCTCGCCGCCCTGCACGCCGCGCAGGACCGGATCGGCTTCGAAAGCATCGAGTACAACGAGAAGATCGGCAAGCTGTCGCTGATCGGCGCCGGCATGCGCTCGCACCCGGGAGTCTCGGCGCGGTTCTTCGCGGCGCTCTCGGAGGCCGGAATCAACATCAACATGATCTCCACCTCGGAGATCCGGATTTCCGTCGTCACACACGCCGACCTGCTCGACGATGCCGTGCGCGCCATCCACAAGGCCTTCGACCTGGACAGCGAGGACGAGGCCACAGTGTACGGCGGCACGGGCCGCTGACCTTCGCACCGAGGAATAGCAGCCGGAGTTAACTGGGAAGGGAGCGGCAAGTGCCGCTCCCTTCTTCGTGACGGGCGCGTTTCCTGACGGGCGCGCGATGCTCAGACTTCCTCTTTGGGGAGGTCTTCCTTCCGGACCGCATAGTGATGTCCGTGAGCATCGGTCTCCACTTCGAACCCGGCGAGGTCCATTTCGGAAGCCTGCTCGAAGTCGTCATTCTTGTGCACGACCGGCGCGGCGGTATCCCCCCGCGAGGCAGGGCCGAAAAGGAAGCGTGCCCATGACGACGGGTGCAGATGCTGCCTGAGTGCCATCTTCCTCAGTGCAAGTGCCACAATTCCCACCCCCTCTCCAGCGTCCGGGCCGCGCTAAACGGTTGCGGCTAAGTAGCTGGTGCCAGTGCCCTCATTTTACGCCCGCCGGGGGGAAAAGGCATGGGCGCGGCCGCCCGGAAATTGGCCCGGAACGTGCCGGGGTCTTCGTCCGAACCGCGGCCCGGGGACGGCTTAACGCAGTGATTTGTCCTCGGGGTTGCGGGGCACCACGTAGGTGCTGCCGTCCGGGCGGTGGAGGGTCTCCCACTGCTGGGTTTCGGCTTCGCGCTGGGCCAGCAGCTGCCGGTTCTGCTCGGTCATCTCGTGCCCGAGGGCGCTGCGGTTGGCGGGGCCAAAAATCATCCGGAGTCTGCCCGTTGCGCGCATGAACCTCTGCGAGCCGTTTTCGGCGTTTTTCTTGGCCATCACAATTCACTCCTAAGAACGAGACGATACCCTCAGTGTACGCTAATGATTAGCACACTAACTATCTAGGGGAGGACCCACGTGGCGGATGCGGCCGAAGGAACCCGGGACGACCTCCTGCTTGAACACCAGCTGTGCTTCGCGCTCACGGTCGCGTCCCGCAGTGTCGTCGGCGCGTACAAACCCGTACTGGACAAGCTCGGCCTGACCCACCCCCAGTATCTTGTGATGCTCTGCCTCTGGGCGTCCAGCCCCCGCTCTCTGCGCGACATCAGCGGGGCCCTCGCCCAGGAACCGGCAACCATCTCGCCCCTGCTGCGCCGCCTGGAGTCGGCCGGGTTCATCACTCGCCAGCGTGTGCCGGGCGACGAACGGACCCTTGCCGTGGACCTGACGCCGCTGGGCGCCGCGCTCAGGCAGGAGGCCACTGCCGTGCCGGGGACCATGATGGAGCGGCTGGGCCTGACCCGGGAGCACGTCACCACACTGCATGCCTCCATGATGGACCTGATTGCTGCCACGAAGGGCCCCTCCGGCGGCCCGCCCCGGCGGTAGACTGGGCAAAACACAGGAGGACTGCTGATGCGCAAGCAACTGAGCCACGCGGCGCTCGTTCTGATGGCGGTGGCCGGCCTGGCCGCCTGTTCGCCAGGGACCACGCCGTCGCCGTCAACCACGGCCACCGGTCCGACGGGCGGGACAACGTCCTCCCCGACGGGCACCCCCTCGCCGGATACCGAAACAAAGACCCCGGCCCCCTCGCCGTCTGCCGCGCCGGTCACCTCAGGTCCAGGCCAGGGCAACGCCGAACTCGCCATCATGGTCAAGCCGTCCGCGACCGGCACACCGTCGAACTTCACGCTGGTCTGCGTGGACGGCGTCCCGGCCGCCGAGAGCCAGCATCCCGACGCCGCCGCGGCCTGCACCGCGCTGAAGGGCAACGCGGCGATCCTCAGCCCCGCACCCCGGCCGAAGGACCAGGCCTGCACCATGCAGTACGGCGGCCCGCAGGAAGCCACGGTCACGGGAGTGGTGGACGGCCGGCCGGTCGAAACGAATTTCACCCTGCGCGACGGCTGCGAGATCGCCCTTTGGAATGCCGCCAAAGATGTCCTTGGCTCCACCGGTGGAGTCTAAGCTGCACGCACTCCCGCAGGATGATTGGCTGTCCCGCCAGGCCGGCCATCAGGCGCGCGTCCGGAAATACGCGGATCCGTACCTGGCCCGGCGGTCCGCGGGCAGGAAGCACCCCGTCGAGGACTTCCTCTTCACCTACTACACCCAAAAGCCCGGGCAGCTGCTGCGCTGGCACCCGGGCGCCGGCGTCGTGCTCTCCGGTCCCGCCGCGGCTGAGCGTGCCGACTGGAAGTACTACCGCACGCCCGGCGACGGCGAACTCGCCGCCGCCGGGCTTGCGGCGGGTACACCGGCCGTTACGGTCGACGTCGAGGCATTCGTCCGGGACCGGCGGGACGCCCTGCAGTTCGCCGGGATCATCCTGGCCGGGACGGCGGCACGGCCGGCCCAGTTCGGCTGCTTCGGGCTGCACGAATGGGCCATGGTCTACCGGCAGGACAAATTCGAACTCCGGCACGAGTACCTCCGGCTGCGCCTCGGCCCGGAACGGACCGACGCGGTGGTGGAGGAGAACCGGATCCGCTGCTCGCACTTCGACGCCTTCCGCTTTTACACTCCGGATGCGGTGCCGCTGAACAGTCTCATCCCGAGCCGGGAGAACCAGCGGACCATGGAACAGCCCGGGTGCCTGCACGCCAACATGGACCTGTACAAGTGGGCCTATAAACTTTCCCCGCTGCTGCCCAGCGAGCTGGTGATGGACTGTTTCGAGCTCTCCTGGCGGATCAGGGCCATGGACATGCGGGCGTCCCCGTATGACTTGAAAGAGTGGGGCTATCCCGCCATCCTGATCGAAACGGCCGAGGGCAAAGCCGCGTACGTTGAATACCAGCGGGCTTTTTCGGCCGAGTCGCAGAAGCTGCGGCATCGGCTGCTGCTGGAGCTCACTCCCCTGCTTCAGTCGATGGGTTCAGGCCCTGCCCCAGAACCCACGGAAGGACAGCAATGACCGCCACGCACGAACGTCACAGCCACCACGAGATCGATCTCACCGTCCGCCTGACAGAGGCCCCGGGCGCCCCGGAATATGTATTCCGGCTGGCGGCAAGCGGCGGCGCACCCGCCGAGGGGTGCACCCTGCCGGATTCCGCGGCCGCCCTCGCGGCGGTCACCCAGCACGGGGAAGACATCTTCTTCCCCAAGCCTGGGCCGCCGAAGATGTGCACCCAGCAGTACGGCGGTCCCCAGATCGCCGAAGTGACCGGCTGGTTCCTGGGCCGGGAAGTCCGCAGCACGTTCCGCCGCACCGATGGCTGCGAGATCGCCCGCTGGCGTGCCATGGCGCCGCTGCTCGGCGGAAATGCGGGTTCGACCGGGGCCAGCTGACTCGTGCGGGTGCGGAACCCGCTCGCACAACAGGACACGGGCAAAAGACAAAGGCAATGGCCGGCGGTGGGAACCGCCGGCCATTGCCTTTGTCCTGTCAGGGATTGGAACTGCGCCTAGATGGCGTAGTTGGGAGCGGCAAGTTCCTCGTTCTGGATCTTGCCCTTCTCCTTCTTCACCTTCTTGCCCTTGTCCTTCTTGTCTTTCTTGTCCTTGCCATCGTGGCTGCCGCCATCGCCGCTGTCACCGGGACCGTCGTTGCTGTCCTGATCCTCGGAGGTCGGCGGGACCACGACAGTACCGGCGGAGGTCACCAGCACGCTAACAAACGTCGGGTCACTTGCGCCGGCAAACGTCACACGTCCGATGTAGGAACCCGCCGCCAGGTTTTTCCAGTTCATCGTCACGACGCCGGACGTACCATTGCCGAGCCGCAGCGGGTTCGGCGTCAGGCTGGCGTTGCCCACATTCGGAACGAGTACCGATGCATCCACGCTGGCCTTGGTGGCCCGTCCGCCGGGGCTGGCGTAGAGGTTCGCGTAGATCGTGTAGGTTCCAGCCGTCGGGCTGGGAATTGATACTGACTCGCTCGCCGATGAAGTTGCCACGGTAAGGGGCCCATCGGGCGTCATCACATACATGTCGAAGTCAGCGTTTTCGTCCGAGGACAGGACCGAGAACTTGGCCAGCGGGCTCCCCGCCGGCACCACCACGTCCTTGACGAAGTTCGAGGCGTCCGTGGCACCGGAGAATTCGCCGGGAACGAGCTCAATGGCGGAGGAGTCCGCCTTGGACAATCCGTCCAGGGTCAGGTTGACCGGATTGTTGGTTCCGGAGACGACCTTGATCGCGCCGGAGCCTGTGCCACCCTCGGAGGTGAAGGCAACATCCTTGGATGCGATGACCGACTGCGGGCGGACCGCGATCGGTGACATGACATTCTTGTTGGCCCCCTGCCAGGTCAGCGAACCCATCGCAAACTTTCCCAGGGCTGCATTCTGGTTTTCGAAGGACACCTTGAAGGTCTTCTTCTCGCCGGCAGCGCCGAAGGTCAGAATGGACGGCGTCACGGTGACTTTGACTCCGGGCACCTCAGCCTTGACCCGGTAGGTTCCCGGGGTGAGCGCGGTCAGGGTACGGGTGACCTCGATTTTTCCGGCCAGGTTTCCCAGCGAGAAGGACGGGACGTTCATGTCGCGGGCCTTGGTGGTGCCCAATCCCGGCATGCCGAGGTCGGTCCCGGTGCCCTGGATGAACTTCAGGTAGTCCTCCCCAGTGGCATCGTAGACCAGGCCCGGGTCCAGCACACGGGCCGGGTCAACCTGGCCGGCGCCGGTGGCGAGGACATCCGTGTTCTTGCTGCCGTCGGCGTTCTTGACGTCACCAGCGGTGGTCATCATGGCGGATTTGACCGTCGCCGGGGACCACTTCGGGTTCTTGCCGAGGACCAGGGCGCCAAAGCCGGCCACGTGCGGGGCGGCCATGGATGTACCGGACATAAAGCCGAAGTTGTCCCCGCCCGTACCGATCGGCGAAACACCGGCCAGGACTGCGACGCCGGGAGCAGTGACGTCGGGCTTCAACAGATCGGACCCGGTTGCCAGCAGCGGGCCGCGGGAGGAGAAGCCCGCGGTCTGCGGCTGGGCCTCAAGGGCCAGCCCGGTGGTGTCCTTATTGACCAGCGAAACGGTGATCGCCGGGTTGGCCGTGACCTTGGCCTTGATGGCTTCAGTGGCCGGCGGGTTCACGTGGATCGTCGGGACGGAGTGCTTGTCCGTGTCCAGCGAGGAGTTGCTGAGGTTCACCAGGATCATGCCAACGCCGCCGCCACGCTTGACTTCGGCGCTCTTGGCGACGCGGTCGAAAAAGCCGCGGTCACAGACCACGACTTTGCCGGCGACCTTGGCGGGGTCCAGTGTGTTCGGACCACAGAGGGCCGCGTTGGCGTCTCCGGCCGTGATGGCCGCCTTGGCGGCCAGGACGACGCCGGCACCCGTGACCTCGCGGTTCATGATGCTGGCGCCGCGGAACTTGCTGCCGTCGGAGAACTCGACGGTGCCCTGGAGCTCCTGGGAGAAGCTGCTGGCCGCGACCGTGGTGACCCACGGCGCGCCGTGGTTGACGGTGCTGGCCGTGGGTCCGGAGTTACCGGCTGAGGCCGCGACAAAGATTCCGGCGGAGGCTGCCGACAGGAACGCCATGGACACCGGGTCCGTGGTGGTGGTGGTCGAACCGGAGATCGAGTAGTTCAGGACGTCGACGCCGTCGTAGATGGCCTGATCGACCGCGGCAACCGACGATGAGCTGTAGCAGCCGCCGGAATTCGGGTCGGTATCCTCCCAGCAGACCTTGTAGACGGAGAGCTTGGCCGCAGGCGCAATTCCGCTCGTCAGACCGAAGCTGCGGCCGTCAACGAAAGTCTCCACATTGGCATTGCCGGCAGCGGTGCTGGCCGTATGAGTACCGTGGCTGGCAACGTCGACCGGGGAGATCTTCTCGATGGGGGACCGATTGCCGGCCGGAACGTACTTCAGGAAGTCATCGGCGAAGTAGTGCGCGGCGAGGACCTTGGAATTGCAGGCAGAGCCGTCGAAGTCCTGCCCCGTCTGGCATTCACCGGTGAAGGTGTCGCCGTCGGACTTGAGCATCGCAATCTTGCCGTCGCCGGTGCGGTAGGGCACGCCGACAACCGGATCACCGGCCAGCGGCTTGACCGGCTCGCCGGCGAAGAATGGGCTGGAAGGGGTGTAGCCGGTGTCGATGACCCCGACGACGACGCCCTTGCCTGCGGCATCCTGGCCGCCGAACTTCGTGTTCCAGGTGCCGTTGGGGCCGCTGAGCTTCAGGAAGTCCGTGCTGGAGTAGTCGGGCGCGTTTTCGGTGTCAGGGGCAACTATCAGCACGCCTGGGTCCTTGGCCAGCTTGATAGCCTGATCCGCTGTCAGATTCGCGCTGAAGCCGTTGATGGCCGCCGTGAACTGCCGCTTGATCTGAACGTTCTGCTGGCCCGCAACCTTGGCCTGCTTCGTTTCGAGGTGCGACTCGTACTGCTTGACTTCGGCCTTCCTCGTGTCGAGCTTCTTGCCCGATTCCGGCTTGGTTGCCGCCAGTCCTGGCGTCCCGCCATCGTACGTGGCTGCGGGCTTCTCGGTCAGGACGACGATGTAGCGGCCGTCCTTGAAGCTGTTCGGATCCAGATTCTTCTGTGCCACTCCCGCAACGGTGGCGCCCTGCGCCGGCGCCGCGGTGGCGGGCTGGATCGCGACTGTTGACAAGAGAACCGGCAAGCCCAGGGTCAGTGCCACGGCCCTCCGGAGTCCCCCGCTTCGAAGGAAGCTCTTTCCTGGTGATTTCACGTGTGGTTGAACCTTTCATAAGGAACGGCCCCGGCGCAGCTGCCGGGCCAAAGGACTGGCCGGACAGAAAGAGCTGAGACTCTCACGGCCCCGACGGATACCTGCCGATTCATACAGTACAGACTGAGAGCCAGTTATGACATAGCACACAATGAAGAAATCAAAATTTGTCACACGCTTCGACAACAGTCCCAGGGCTGGCAGGGCAGGAGGCCGCGACGGCCGTGCAGTGCCACCCCACACGTGGAGGGCGGCCCGCTCCGGGGCCGGCTGCCGGAGGGAGTACTTGGAGGCCCGCCGCCGGCAGTCGTCCTGGTGCGTGCTATTGGCGCGGCGTCCTGACAACTTCGCTGATCCAGGCCCGGGTCTTCTCATCGAGCGGGCCGGCCACGTTGCTCTCCCGGGCTTTGCGGTCCGCTCTGATCTTCTGCAGGACCATCCGGCCCAGCCCCGCGAAAACCGCAGCAGCAACGACAGGCAGGACCACGGATTTCGGTTTCTCAGACATGCGCACATCCTACTGACGGCGCACCGGAGTGGCCATAGCGCGGCTAAGGCCACCCCGGGCCGCACCGCCTGTCAACGGGGGGCTGCGTGGCGCGGTTGGACGGCGGCCGGCCGAGCGCCGTTCACACACCCGGCCCGAATGCGGCCGGACGCTCCGCGGCCGGTAGAATGGGCATGCAAGCTCGCGGAGCGCCCTTTCACGCTGTATTTCTGAGAACTGTCCCCACCACACAGCGGTTCGGCGTGAGACGGCACCACTCCGCTGCGCCCTTACCCAATGCTCACGCACAGGAGTTGCCGGATGCCCCGGATCGTTGTCGACGTCATGCCCAAGCCCGAGATTCTCGACCCGCAGGGGAAGGCCATCGTGGGTGCACTCCCCCGTTTGGGCTTCACCGCCTTTAGCTCTGTCCGCCAGGGCAAGCGATTTGAACTCACGGTCGACGGCGAGGTGACCGAGGAGATCCTGGCCCAGGCCCGGAACGCCGCCGAGACCCTGCTGTCCAACCCGGTCATCGAGGACGTCGTCAACGTCGAGGTCGTCGAGGCCTGAGATGACTGAACTCCCCTTGATCGGCGAAGCCGCCGACGTTCCCGGTACAGGCACCCTCGCCGGTGCGAAGATCGGCGTCGTCACGTTCCCCGGGACCCTGGACGACCGCGACGCCGTCCGCGCGGTCCGCCTGGCCGGCGCCACCCCGGTAGCGCTCTGGCACGCCGACACCACCCTGGGTGACGTCGACGCCGTCGTTGTCCCCGGCGGATTCTCCTACGGCGATTACCTCCGCGCCGGCGCTATCGCCCGTTTCGCGCCGCTGATGGCCAAGATCATCGACGCCGCCAACTCGGAGGCTAAACTGCCGGTCCTGGGCATCTGCAACGGCTTCCAGATCCTCACCGAATCGCATCTGCTGCCGGGCTCGATGATCAAGAACGACCACCTGAAGTTCATGTGCCGGGACCAGGTCCTGCGGGTGGAGAGCAACACCACCGCCTGGACCCGGGACTACGCCGTCGGCCAGGAAATCACGGTGCCGCTGAAGAACCAGGACGGGCAGTACATCGCGGATGAGAAGACCCTCGACGCCCTGGAGGCGGAGGGCCGCGTGGTGTTCCGCTATGTCGGCTGGAACCCGA
This DNA window, taken from Pseudarthrobacter sp. ATCC 49987, encodes the following:
- a CDS encoding GNAT family N-acetyltransferase, with translation MSLPAPVRTERLVLRPLEIHDAAAVLQFRGDPMATQYLSHEPLSPAENFARILGLVDAAESSSVDWFSFGWAIELRETGEVIGDGRTWNSAEPPAPGKIPADCGSLGYILHPGHHGRGLGREAAGALVSWLFEQRGTQTVFAGVYEPNLPSRRLLAGLGFRQDRHFTSVQDTTGKNLPSWRYRLDRNP
- a CDS encoding aspartate kinase, with amino-acid sequence MSLPTTEVQPGPQPQELPVSAATMKHLVVKKFGGSSVADAEGIKRVARRIVDAQNAGDEVVVVVSAMGDTTDELLDLAAQVTDSAPAREMDMLLSAGERISMALLAMAINKFGASAQSFTGSQAGMITDGIHGKARIIDVDPHRIRTALDKGHIAIVAGFQGMSRTTHEVTTLGRGGSDTTAVALAAALDADVCEIFTDVDGIYTADPRVVPSARKIDRISSEEMLELAASGAKILHLRCVEYARRFGVPLHVRSSFSQNEGTWVLPSADDKITTQEGVALEQPIISGVAHDRSEAKVTVVGVPDIPGKAAAIFQVIADAHSNIDMIVQNVSTHGTGRTDISFTLPIVEGADALAALHAAQDRIGFESIEYNEKIGKLSLIGAGMRSHPGVSARFFAALSEAGININMISTSEIRISVVTHADLLDDAVRAIHKAFDLDSEDEATVYGGTGR
- a CDS encoding MarR family winged helix-turn-helix transcriptional regulator; this encodes MADAAEGTRDDLLLEHQLCFALTVASRSVVGAYKPVLDKLGLTHPQYLVMLCLWASSPRSLRDISGALAQEPATISPLLRRLESAGFITRQRVPGDERTLAVDLTPLGAALRQEATAVPGTMMERLGLTREHVTTLHASMMDLIAATKGPSGGPPRR
- a CDS encoding SSI family serine proteinase inhibitor, which encodes MRKQLSHAALVLMAVAGLAACSPGTTPSPSTTATGPTGGTTSSPTGTPSPDTETKTPAPSPSAAPVTSGPGQGNAELAIMVKPSATGTPSNFTLVCVDGVPAAESQHPDAAAACTALKGNAAILSPAPRPKDQACTMQYGGPQEATVTGVVDGRPVETNFTLRDGCEIALWNAAKDVLGSTGGV
- a CDS encoding 3-methyladenine DNA glycosylase, whose protein sequence is MSLAPPVESKLHALPQDDWLSRQAGHQARVRKYADPYLARRSAGRKHPVEDFLFTYYTQKPGQLLRWHPGAGVVLSGPAAAERADWKYYRTPGDGELAAAGLAAGTPAVTVDVEAFVRDRRDALQFAGIILAGTAARPAQFGCFGLHEWAMVYRQDKFELRHEYLRLRLGPERTDAVVEENRIRCSHFDAFRFYTPDAVPLNSLIPSRENQRTMEQPGCLHANMDLYKWAYKLSPLLPSELVMDCFELSWRIRAMDMRASPYDLKEWGYPAILIETAEGKAAYVEYQRAFSAESQKLRHRLLLELTPLLQSMGSGPAPEPTEGQQ
- a CDS encoding serine protease inhibitor — protein: MTATHERHSHHEIDLTVRLTEAPGAPEYVFRLAASGGAPAEGCTLPDSAAALAAVTQHGEDIFFPKPGPPKMCTQQYGGPQIAEVTGWFLGREVRSTFRRTDGCEIARWRAMAPLLGGNAGSTGAS
- a CDS encoding S8 family peptidase, translated to MSTVAIQPATAAPAQGATVAGVAQKNLDPNSFKDGRYIVVLTEKPAATYDGGTPGLAATKPESGKKLDTRKAEVKQYESHLETKQAKVAGQQNVQIKRQFTAAINGFSANLTADQAIKLAKDPGVLIVAPDTENAPDYSSTDFLKLSGPNGTWNTKFGGQDAAGKGVVVGVIDTGYTPSSPFFAGEPVKPLAGDPVVGVPYRTGDGKIAMLKSDGDTFTGECQTGQDFDGSACNSKVLAAHYFADDFLKYVPAGNRSPIEKISPVDVASHGTHTASTAAGNANVETFVDGRSFGLTSGIAPAAKLSVYKVCWEDTDPNSGGCYSSSSVAAVDQAIYDGVDVLNYSISGSTTTTTDPVSMAFLSAASAGIFVAASAGNSGPTASTVNHGAPWVTTVAASSFSQELQGTVEFSDGSKFRGASIMNREVTGAGVVLAAKAAITAGDANAALCGPNTLDPAKVAGKVVVCDRGFFDRVAKSAEVKRGGGVGMILVNLSNSSLDTDKHSVPTIHVNPPATEAIKAKVTANPAITVSLVNKDTTGLALEAQPQTAGFSSRGPLLATGSDLLKPDVTAPGVAVLAGVSPIGTGGDNFGFMSGTSMAAPHVAGFGALVLGKNPKWSPATVKSAMMTTAGDVKNADGSKNTDVLATGAGQVDPARVLDPGLVYDATGEDYLKFIQGTGTDLGMPGLGTTKARDMNVPSFSLGNLAGKIEVTRTLTALTPGTYRVKAEVPGVKVTVTPSILTFGAAGEKKTFKVSFENQNAALGKFAMGSLTWQGANKNVMSPIAVRPQSVIASKDVAFTSEGGTGSGAIKVVSGTNNPVNLTLDGLSKADSSAIELVPGEFSGATDASNFVKDVVVPAGSPLAKFSVLSSDENADFDMYVMTPDGPLTVATSSASESVSIPSPTAGTYTIYANLYASPGGRATKASVDASVLVPNVGNASLTPNPLRLGNGTSGVVTMNWKNLAAGSYIGRVTFAGASDPTFVSVLVTSAGTVVVPPTSEDQDSNDGPGDSGDGGSHDGKDKKDKKDKGKKVKKEKGKIQNEELAAPNYAI
- the purS gene encoding phosphoribosylformylglycinamidine synthase subunit PurS: MPRIVVDVMPKPEILDPQGKAIVGALPRLGFTAFSSVRQGKRFELTVDGEVTEEILAQARNAAETLLSNPVIEDVVNVEVVEA
- the purQ gene encoding phosphoribosylformylglycinamidine synthase subunit PurQ; this encodes MTELPLIGEAADVPGTGTLAGAKIGVVTFPGTLDDRDAVRAVRLAGATPVALWHADTTLGDVDAVVVPGGFSYGDYLRAGAIARFAPLMAKIIDAANSEAKLPVLGICNGFQILTESHLLPGSMIKNDHLKFMCRDQVLRVESNTTAWTRDYAVGQEITVPLKNQDGQYIADEKTLDALEAEGRVVFRYVGWNPNGSRRDIAGISNAAGNVVGLMPHPEHAVETGFGPENGSGTEGLGFFTSVLNKIVGDNK